The DNA sequence GACCCAGACGAACCCAcagctctgggaggcagggacCAAGCCTAGCAGAATCCAGACTCCTGGTCCAGCTTGGCACAGCACTAGTTAGAGGCAAGACTACAATGGCCACCTTTGAACAAGCTGACACTGCCCTGAAAGACAGCCTAGCAGCTAGGAGCGTGATGGGGGGTGGAGGAAGAAACACTTCACCAAGGAAAATAAAGGATAGACCAGAGAAAAGTTCTCGAATGACAGAGACTTAAGGAGGGTAAGGACGCCTGCCAGAGCTATCCCCGGAGACAGCGGAAGTCAGAAAGAGGAGACGCCCTGACCTATACATCAGGGTCCTTCACGGGACAGTCGGTGGCTGCGGGAAGGTGTGTTACCTGCTCAGTTCTCTCACAGCCTTGTCACTCAGGTAGTTTGCAGACAGGGTCAGGTGGGTCAGAGCACAGCCTTCCTAGACACAAGCACAGGGCAAAAGGCCATGCCTAGTGGGCACCTAGCCACCTTCCTCCCGGCAGAGACCCACACCCGAGAAAGCTGTTTGGAGATGAAAAGGAACCTCTCTTCCAGGCTACAGGTTACAGATGGCTTATAAAGATCAtagagctgggctggagagatgggtcagcggttaagagcactggctgctgaccgggtggtggtggcgcacacctttgatcccaacacttggggggcagaggcaggtggatctccatgagttggaagccagcctgggctgcaaagtgagtcccaggacagttaggactgttacacaaccactggctgctcttccagaggacctgagttcaattcccagcaccgacatggcagctcGTAActgtctgtctgtaactccagttcctggggatctgacaccttcacaccaatgcatataaagttaaaaaaaatcacaggagcCTGGTGTATCCTTGTAACTTGTCTGAAGTAATACCATCCCAGGAGCCCATGGGTGTTTCNNNNNNNNNNNNNNNNNNNNNNNNNNNNNNNNNNNNNNNNNNNNNNNNNNNNNNNNNNNNNNNNNNNNNNNNNNNNNNNNNNNNNNNNNNNNNNNNNNNNCCGAGAAAGCTGTTTGGAGATGAAAAGGAACCTCTCTTCCAGGCTACAGGTTACAGATGGCTTATAAAGATCAtagagctgggctggagagatggctcagcggttaagagcactggctgctggccgggtggtagtggcacacacctttgatcccaacacttggggggcagaggcaggtggatctccatgagttggaggccagcctgggctgcaaagtgagtcccaggacagttaggactgttacacaactactggctgctcttccagaggacctgagttcaattcccagcacccacatggcagctcgtaactgtctgtctgtaactccagttcctggggatctgacaccttcacaccaatgcatataaaattaaaaaaaatcacaggagcCTGGTGTATCCTTGTAACTTGTCTGAAGTAATACCATCCCAGGAGCCCATGGGTGTTTCGTCTCCTCAAATTCTGCACAATACTGCATGGTTTCAGCTGTAGCACCTTGGGTTTGGGGCCTACAGTGAACAGAACATTGTGTTCTAGCTTGGCAGTCCACTCCATACCTCATACCTTGGTCAGGTATTTGATAACAGGCTCCATGAGACTCAGGTTGCTCTTGCTGGCTGCCACAGAGCTAAGCTCCAAACGAAGGAGGGCATGGGCCGGTAAGTTCTGCAGCACCCTTGCCAGGGCAGGAGCACCGAGCGTATTGTAAGACAACGACAAGGTCTTCAGGTGCTCAGCGTCTGTACAGGGCAAGAACTTTCGTCAAGGCATGCAGATACCCACTGCCCTCTCCCTACCCTAGAGTTCTGACCCCAGAAACCTTGTGAAGACTTTAAAGAAACTGCtacccagccaggcagtggtggcacactcctttaatcccagcactcgggaggcagaggcaggNNNNNNNNNNNNNNNNNNNNNNNNNNNNNNNNNNNNNNNNNNNNNNNNNNNNNNNNNNNNNNNNNNNNNNNNNNNNNNNNNNNNNNNNNNNNNNNNNNNNNNNNNNNNNNNNNNNNNNNNNNNNNNNNNNNNNNNNNNNNNNNNNNNNNNNNNNNNNNNNNNNNNNNNNNNNNNNNNNNNNNNNNNNNNNNNNNNNNNNNNNNNNNNNNNNNNNNNNNNNNNNNNNNNNNNNNNNNNNNNNNNNNNNNNNNNNNNNNNNNNNNNNNNNNNNNNNNNNNNNNNNNNNNNNNNNNNNNNNNNNNNNNNNNNNNNNNNNNNNNNNNNNNNNNNNNNNNNNNNNNNNNNNNNNNNNNNNNNNNNNNNNNNNNNNNNNNNNNNNNNNNNNNNNNNNNNNNNNNNNNNNNNNNNNNNNNNNNNNNNATggcagtgtggggggggggcagggggatgAGGACAAagtgatggtttttttttctttttttcttcttggttttttgagacaggggtttctctatagctttggagcctatcctggaactagctcttgtagaccagactggcctcgaactcacagagatctgcctgcttctgcctcctgagtgctgggattaaaggcatgcactaccaccgcccggtGCTACCCCTGAATTTTGTCTGGGAGATTGAGAAGCTAAGGCTTATGTCCAGTCTCCCGAGCCCAGTTTCCCCATTTCCATGGCTGGCTGCTGGGGATGAGGACATCTGTGAATGGAGGTTAGGACAGTGCTCTGACCATGGCCACCTAATCCcaagcccctccctcttctgggctcctctgGGTGGTCCCAGTTCCCAGCCCTCTGTACTAGGATGTCACTGAATCAGGTGGCTTCATGATAAAATTGCCTCAGGAAAGCAGAAAGTTTAATCCAGAGGTATAAATGGACTTGAGGGCAGACATGGCCTTTCTGAGACTCATGTGGTGTGTGGGGACCAGGATGGGTCCTGAGAATCCAACGCTGGTTCAGAACCAACTTCTGTTGGAGCCCCTGCTAAACCCACATGTATGCCTGCGGTGCTCACAAGAACTGGTCCTTTCCTCAGAAGCTAGGTCCTTGTATCCTGGGGTCCCTCTGCTCAAGGTCCTAATTCTTTCAACTCTGGGCTCTGGGAATACACTTAGCTGGTCATCTTACCTTGGAAGGCACTACCCAGAGCAGCCTGGTGGCTCTGGAAGAAGCTGGGGCTAAAGCCACAGGCTTGCAGGCGCAGGGTGCTGAGCATGGGGCAGGCCCGcagaagggaggccagggcctggCCACAGCCATCTCCCAGTGGATTCATGCTTAAGTCCAGTTCCTCCAAGTTCTATAGAAGACATGGTTTGGGTACTGAGTTCCCAGATATCCATGAGCCCACCTCCCCACAGAGTCTGGTCTCTGCATGGGTCCCATCCAAGGGCCAAGCACTGCCCGGCTCTCCCAGCTCCACCACAGCACCTgtgaatggctcagtgggaaTACTACTGCCTTGCCGGTGTTGGCCCACTGCACCCTGGGTCTTTACCTGTAGAGCGGTTTGGCCTGAGGAGCCTTCAGCAAGCTGGCGCAGACCTTCCTGGCCCAGGTGATTGGAAGAGAGATCAAGGAGGGTCAGGTTAGGCATGGTGCCCAGGGTTGCCAGCAGCTCAGGAGCACAGGTGTCTCCTAGTCGGTTCCCAGCAAGGCGCAGCTCCCGGAGCATCGTATGCAACTTGAGGGCGCGCAGTAGGGGTGTGAGCTGGGCTTGGCACAAAGCCAGGGAACAGGCACTAAATGAAGGGCTTGAACTCTGCTGCTCCACGGCCTGCAGCACTTGCCGGTGCTCCCCTGAGAAGAGAGATAGATATAGGGTCGGTGGGGTCAGAGCTTGAACCTGCCCTGGAGTCTTGCAGGCAAAGCAAGAGGCCCAGGAGGTAATCCTGAGTCCATTCCTACAAGCCTTGGATTTAGTACCACACGAGCTTGCATATAAATCTGGAGGGCTCTGATTTCTGTCAGCCACACTCACACCGTCCGGTCTTGAAACAAGCTTCCTGGTGACCTCCAGCCCCTCCGGACTCCTCCCTTGCCTTTCCCTGTGTCTTAGGTTGCTTCAGAATTCTCATTCCAAGAGTCTATGATCTCAGAGCTGTCTGCTCCTgtcacccacacatacacatgtaacagGTTTCTCCAGACATGGGTATGTGCAGGGAAGTGGGGACTACATGCCCAGCTCCTCATGCCTAGGCAGAGCTACCTCACCTTGCCCAAGGCTCTGGCAGGCCCTGCGGTAGCGGTCAGTCAGCGGGGGAAGGTCCCATGAGGTCACTTCGGCCAGCACCTAGAATGTGTATCTGGTGAGCAGCCCTGCAGAGCTGAGTAAGAGGGGAAGCCTGTGCCTGTGGCCCTGCCCCGCTGCCCACCTCGTCATTACTCTGCAGCACATCGGGGATGGGGTCCTGCGGAGCCAACAGGGCTCCATCCTTCCGTAGGGTGAGCCTTGGAAGTAGCCCACAGGTTTGGTAGTAGCGCTGGGCAGCTTGCTCTGCTAGCCAGGCTACAGAGTGGACGTCACTGCTACAGAGAAGAATGACATGCTGAGCTCAGATGCCCCGGGTCCTACTGTGATGCTTACCATCTCCTCCGGATAACTAGCCTCTTATCTGTGCAGCCCAGcgactagctgctcttccagcaaTTTCTAAGGCCAACAAAACCTTCTTAGACTGTGCTAGGGATCCCCACTTGAGCTTGTGGAGGGCTCCCTGGGGCTCAAGGGAGCAGGGTGTCAAGCCAGGAGTCCTTCTCACACACCCATCCTGATAGTCACACGAGGGTGCTGTGTAGCCTACTGCTGACAGCCCAGGCAGAGCTGCATGGCCGACAGAGGAGTCTGGGAATAGGAGAGGGCACATGTATGCCTTACCTGTGTGGGACAGGAATGAGGAAAAGGTTATCCTGAATTTGAACTCGAATCCGGATGGGAGGAGGCTGGACCAGAAGCTAGCAGGCAAGGACACAGGGAGAGGACAGTCAGAAACCAGAGTTTTCTACCCCCACCTGTCTCAAGTTGGAAAGACGGTGCTATGCACCCACCAAAGGCTGGCCTGCTGTGCAATTTTCCCTGGTGGGTCCCGAGGTCCTAGGCATGCTGGGACTCTCTGGAGGCTCTGCAGCCAGGCTGCCATCTCCTGCTTTAGTCCGTGTGCCCCAATCATTGAGACATGTTAGGCGAGTCTGCTTGGCACCAGCCCGGCGCCTGACAGAACATCGCTCGTAGTCAGACCCTGAGGCACTGGGCCTGCTTCGAAGGCTCACGGGTGTATCTAACTCCAACCAGTCCCCAGCCAGGAATTCCTCCTCGGGAATGAGCGCTGCCTTGGGGGCAGGGACTTCATCTGAGCTCCGAGGCAGTCCAGGTACCAGGCGGCGGTTCTGGGCACTGCCTACTCCTCGGATGGCAGCTTGGTAAGCAGAGCGGCAAGCAATTGCTGTGGCCGTCTCTCTACTTTTGGATGATGGCTCAGGGGTCTGGGCTTCATCCTGCTGTGCTTTGGTGGATGGTCTCAGTCTTTTCTGAGATGGCCTGCAGGGACCCACGCTGTCCTCATCCTCTGagctgctactgctgctggtTGGCCTCTGCCTGTTTTTTTGAGGTCTAGACACAGCAGACACAGTTTCCTCCAGAAAGACCTTAGCAGGGGCCGGAGAGACCTCTGGAAGTCTAGGGGTACACAGGGAAAGTTCTGCACAGGGGCTCAAGGGAGGAGAAGTTTCAGGATCAAAGAGATGGTTACTTGGGATGCTCTGGAGGGCAGAGGAGCCGTGGGGCactaaggaagagagaagagatcaTGAGAGAGGACCCCCACCTCTAGGGCAAGAGTCAAGGAGATAGGGGAGGCCCTGCTTACCTTGGCCTGAGGAGGCCAACTGGAGCCTCCTCTCCATGGACGCTGCCTTCTGCCTTGTCTCAAGGTCAAGGTCCCTGAAGTACAGCTTCACCCACTGCTGCAGCGTCTCCAGGGGGCTGAGGCCCTGTGTGGCACTCAGTTGAGCAAAAGCAACAATAGAGTCCATTACAGTCCCTGCCTGCCCAGCTCATGCCCAGGCTCACCTTCTTGGTACGGAGAGTTACAGATGCCCCTCGCTCGATGAGCAGTTCAGCTACCTCAAAGTGGCCACAGTTGAGGGCATCATGCAGGGGGGTGATACCGTCACAACCCTGGCCACCTGGGTCATCTACTGCTGCACCATGGTCCAGGAGGAAGCGGACGATCTCTGGGGGCAAGACCATATggactcagttcccagaaccattCTCTCTTGCCTCCTGACTCATATATCCACCATGTACCCGGCCTGACCCCACTTACCAAGATGCCCATAGTTGCATGCTTCATGTAGAGGTGTCCAGCCACAGTAGTCTCGGGGATTGAGGGGGTGGCCCTAGGGACAAAGAAATGTCCTGGCCCTGAGCCTGAAAGGTCTACTCTTAGGTGTAACTGTTTCCCTCTTTAGGTATTacgaaagaaaaagaggaggatgtACCCTAGCCCTTCCAGTGCCTTGCTGGCTGCACTATCACAATAGATTCCTAGGCCATGTACTATCTTGCGCCTTGGTACAGATAGTGCCTGACTATAGGGCTTGGAACAGGAGGGAGGAAGCCAGAAATCTGTTGtcccttcctgtcctgacttggCCAGCCCATTCACCCACAGCAGGGATGCTACACatcctgtctctttttaaaaacaagcaataaaGGAGATATTGCCTCGGCCCACAGCTCCCCGAGGAAGCCAGGGCTCAATGATCTCGCTGGGGATTTTGGCCCACCTGCCTCACAAGATCCTGGACGCGGCGCAGTTGGCCTTCAATGCAGGCTCGGTGCAGCAGGGTCTCTCCCATGTCATTGCGCCGGTTCCACTGTAAGTGCAGTCGCCCCGACACGGGGCAGGAGCGTGAGGGGCAGGAGCATAGCCGGGTGCAGTGGTATTGGGCAGCAGGGAGGGGGTAGGGGAGCAGTCCTCACCTTGTTTACCTTCCGCCGGCCCAGACAGCCCTGAagctcctcatcttcctccagcCGCCGAGACAGACTGTCAGCATCGTCCTCTAGAAGAGTAAGGCCACTGATCTTTAGCCTAAGGCCTGCTATCTCCCCTGACCCCTAGGGCAGAGCAGCCAAAAGCAGGGAAGTATAGCGCTGGGGTCTGTGAGCTGTGTAGCCAGGTAAAGCAAAATGGACTTCCAGCCCAGCCTCACTACACCAAAAGCCCGCTTCTGTTatggattatttgtttgtttgttgatttatggttttttgagacagggttactttgtgtagccctggctgtcctggaactcagagacccacctgcctctgcctcccgagtgcgaggattaaagacatgcatcatcaccaccaccactgcccacttCTAGCTCACTACTCCACTACACGCAGGGGCTGAAGAATACGAGGCAGTCGCTGGATCACAGCAGTGTTGACTGCCTTTGACCAGTGATTTCCCCAGAGAGCTTGACTACTAGGTCTCCTGTTCCATATAGGCTGTCAGACTCCTCCAATCGCTTCCACAGAAGCACTGGTTGCCCTTTCCAACTGCGCTGTTCCACCCCTTTGTGTCCCCAGCAGGCTCCATGAAGACACGTCTCAAATACACACCAGTCCATCCCAGGCACATCTCAGAGCAGACCCAGGCAGAAGAGGCACGTGCAGCCCACCCAGCACACGAGGCAGCATTCGGCCCTCACCGCTCTCTGAGAGCTCCAGCTCACTGGTCTCCAGGGCCTCACTGGCttcgtcttcctcttcctcctcctcctcctcttcttcctctgtgtcttttgcCATACTGAGTTTCTGCAGTTTAATTTCAGTGCTAGGAGCATCTTGGGGCTGCAACTTTAGTTGCACGGTATAAAGGTGCTGTAAGATCTgtctctgaggagcagagacaTCCATTTAGGAACAAATAGCAACACAGAGAGCAATTAGTGCAAGCAAAGAcaggcttgaggcaggaggattctaagttcaaggtcagcttgggcaaCTTAGTGCGACTCTGCCTCAGAACGAAAATACAAAAAGGGCTGGGGATATATAGGTCACAAGTAAGGTCTTAAGTTCAAAAGCTAggagctggatttttttttttttttttttgtggtttttcgagacagggtttctctgtggttttggagcctgtcctggaactagctcttgtagaccaggctggtctcgaactcacagagatccgcctgcctctgcctcccgagtgctgggattaaaggcgtgcgccaccaccgcccggcttaggaGCTGGATTTATTTGGGAATCCAATGTTTATACCTGAAGCTGGAAGAGCTGGGCCTGCTGGGCACAGCTCAAAGCCTTCTGGAAGCATGGTGCTAGCAGCTCATACACATCACCTGCTTCCTCACGTGACAGCGCAATATTGAACCAAGTCTTAGCTTcctggaacagagagagaaacgcAAAGTTGGTGGCTGCCTAGCGCATCCAGCTGGCCAGCTGTAAGCTAGAAGATGTGCTTTGTCCCTGCCTTATCGCCAACTGACAGACCATGACAGTCTTCAGAAGGAACAACCTTTTCAGGGGCATCCACTCACACCTGCCACTGGAAAACGGTGGGCTCAATAAAGAGCCACCGAAAGACACCCGGGAACAAGGGCATGTCACCTCCGGGGCATTGCCCTTGCGTAGCCTCAGCTCCTCTTCATAGTGGTGCACAGCCTTGCGGTGATCCTTCATGTCCCACAGCGTGGTGGCCAGGGAGACATGGATGACAGCCAGCTCGACATCTGGTCTGTTCAGCAGCTCAGCGAAGTGCAGCTGGAGAGGCAGCATGGTAAGGCTCAGACCCACACTTCACACATTGCTGGCACTCTCCTCCCGCCCCCAGGGATGGCTCGGAGTGAGGGGGACACTCACCTGCTTCTGGTAAGCCTCTGATGCCTTTGGGAAGTCCCCCGCCTTGGAGAAAAGGTCCCCCAACTGTTCACAGATAGCCATGGCACGTTGAGGATCATTGCCCTCAGCCTCTTCCAGCTGCTGTTGCAGCTGGATCACTGACAATACTGATAGAAAAAGTCTCATGTGAGACAGCAACACAACACGGGGTCCCAACCACACAGCCAACCACTCAGCAGCCACACTCCCTTAGGCAGGGAGCTTGGGAGCAGGGGAAAGTGCCTTCATGGACCATTGGTATAAGGGGTACCGGGGTACCTGACTGACTACTTGGGACTTTTGAACAGCACTTAGTTTGAAGATCTGAACACTAATGACCATCAGCGTTGGTTTCTGGGCTACAGCATGCCATTGCAGTACCCACTGGCTAATTGGCTTTGTGATAAAGCCAGTCAGTTTCCCACACACCTTCTAGTGGCCCAGACACACTGCGCAGTGGGCTTGGGCAAAAGTCTACCCTGTATTCAAGTTGCCACTTTCCCCAAAACTTAAGCTTGGGTCTCTCTTGCTGGGAGAGCAGAGCCCTTCTCTCATCCCTGGGGCTCAATTCCAGGCCCACTTGCAGCCTCACCATGTTTGAGACTCTGACAGACAGCCACTCTCTGGACAGGCTTCTGGGAGCCCAACTTATAGGCCTTCTTCAGGGCTCGCTTGGCAGCTAGGAAGTCCCCCAGATCTTGGAGTACCtggcaagagaaaaaaagtgaGGCCCACAGATTCGCTAAGGCCCACGCCCAGCAGACAAGGACTCAAGAGCTACCTGGGACACTACCACGCAGCATTCACTTTCCATGAATCTCATCTTCATAGCGCGTGCACACTCCCGGGCCCCCTCCAGGCAGCGCATGGCCTGAGAGTGCTGTCCTCCGCGCCAGTGGATAGCACCCAGGTTGTATCGGGCCCGGAAGAGATCTTCGTAGAGATGGTTCTGCCTGTGGAGGATGGGGCGACAGGAGCTCAGAGAGCCCAGTGGCCACCAGCTTTGGAACAGTGGACATTGAAACACGTGTGGTGCTGCTGATACCCAGCCAGTCACGGCTATTAACACCACCTAAGCCCCAGCCCCACCATCCTGCGGTTTCAGGCTAAAACCTGCTTCCCTCAGCCTGCAGCACAGACGTGAATGGAAAGCGGACAACTTAGACAAGCTGTCCTCTTGGAAGATCCCAGGGAACCACCTGCTCCCTCTTGGGATAGGGATGGTGCCTCACTCGGCGAGAAAGATGCTCTTCTTGAAGTAGTCATGGCACAGGGCTGTCTGCTGCAGACTCTCAAAGGTGAGGCCCAGGTTGAGGTAGAGCCGAGCCCGCATCTCACTCAGCTCTCTCTGGGTCAGTGTCCCTGGAAGACAACAGCTCTAGGAACTCAGCTGCCTCCTCTGGCTATGGGGTTGTCAGGTCCACCCAGCCTTTATCCCATCTTGTATTGAGGGAACCAGCAGTCTGCTGCAGAGAATATACATAGAAATAGCagatgctgggggctggagagatggctcagaggttaagagcattgcctgctcttccaaaggtcctaagttcaattcccaccaacaaccatctgtaatgaggtttgctgccctcttctggcctgcaaatatacacacagacagaatattgtatacataataaataaataaattaaaaaaaaaaaaaaagaaatagcagatgctaccaggcagtggtggcgcatgcctttaatcctagcactcgggaggcagaggcaggcagatctctgtgagtttgaggccagcctggtctacagaaagagttccagagCAGGCCCTGAATCTATAAagaaaccatgcctcaaaaaacaaaaaatcaaaacaaacaaacaaacaaaagcaggtcCTTGACAGGATCAAGTCGGTAAGCAACAAAGTCCCTGGAAAGTAAGGGCCCAGAAATCAGGATATGGGAAGAACCCAGGGAAGGGGTACCTACCCTCCAGTTTCTCATCCA is a window from the Microtus ochrogaster isolate Prairie Vole_2 chromosome 15, MicOch1.0, whole genome shotgun sequence genome containing:
- the Tonsl gene encoding tonsoku-like protein, coding for MTLEQELRQLNKAKARAQRNGQLREEAVYCHQLGELLAGHGRFKEALEEHQQELHLLESVQDTLGCAVAHRKIGERLAEMENYSAALKHQHLYLDLAASLSNHTELQRAWATIGRTHLDVYDHCQARDALLQAQAAFEKSLAIVDEKLEGTLTQRELSEMRARLYLNLGLTFESLQQTALCHDYFKKSIFLAEQNHLYEDLFRARYNLGAIHWRGGQHSQAMRCLEGARECARAMKMRFMESECCVVVSQVLQDLGDFLAAKRALKKAYKLGSQKPVQRVAVCQSLKHVLSVIQLQQQLEEAEGNDPQRAMAICEQLGDLFSKAGDFPKASEAYQKQLHFAELLNRPDVELAVIHVSLATTLWDMKDHRKAVHHYEEELRLRKGNAPEEAKTWFNIALSREEAGDVYELLAPCFQKALSCAQQAQLFQLQRQILQHLYTVQLKLQPQDAPSTEIKLQKLSMAKDTEEEEEEEEEEEDEASEALETSELELSESEDDADSLSRRLEEDEELQGCLGRRKVNKWNRRNDMGETLLHRACIEGQLRRVQDLVRQGHPLNPRDYCGWTPLHEACNYGHLEIVRFLLDHGAAVDDPGGQGCDGITPLHDALNCGHFEVAELLIERGASVTLRTKKGLSPLETLQQWVKLYFRDLDLETRQKAASMERRLQLASSGQVPHGSSALQSIPSNHLFDPETSPPLSPCAELSLCTPRLPEVSPAPAKVFLEETVSAVSRPQKNRQRPTSSSSSSEDEDSVGPCRPSQKRLRPSTKAQQDEAQTPEPSSKSRETATAIACRSAYQAAIRGVGSAQNRRLVPGLPRSSDEVPAPKAALIPEEEFLAGDWLELDTPVSLRSRPSASGSDYERCSVRRRAGAKQTRLTCLNDWGTRTKAGDGSLAAEPPESPSMPRTSGPTRENCTAGQPLLLVQPPPIRIRVQIQDNLFLIPVPHSSDVHSVAWLAEQAAQRYYQTCGLLPRLTLRKDGALLAPQDPIPDVLQSNDEVLAEVTSWDLPPLTDRYRRACQSLGQGEHRQVLQAVEQQSSSPSFSACSLALCQAQLTPLLRALKLHTMLRELRLAGNRLGDTCAPELLATLGTMPNLTLLDLSSNHLGQEGLRQLAEGSSGQTALQNLEELDLSMNPLGDGCGQALASLLRACPMLSTLRLQACGFSPSFFQSHQAALGSAFQDAEHLKTLSLSYNTLGAPALARVLQNLPAHALLRLELSSVAASKSNLSLMEPVIKYLTKEGCALTHLTLSANYLSDKAVRELSRCLPCCPSLVSLDLSANPEVSCASLEELLSALQERPQGLSFLGLSGCSIQGPLSSDLWDKIFVQLQELQLCSRHLSTGDRDALGARLPASACSLDQGPKLFFKCF